GCTTGTTCCATATTTTCGATAGTATGTTCTATCATATCTTGGATCTTTTCAACGTTATCGCTACGATCATCAGGCTTTGCTGGAGTTTGTCTATTATTTGCCAATGTATTGCCTCCTTCTAAATTGCTATTTCCTACAATTGTATTTTGTTTCAGACCTGCTGATTTCATACTGTTAAATCGATATATTAATTCGTTTTGAAAAAGCTTTTCGTTTACTTCTATTAGGTCGGCCTTTAATACACCAGAATATCCATTGGTTTTCATTAATTCCATACACCCATTTGCAGCAGATATGCAGTAATTTACTCCAAGTATGTAATCTGACAAGACCTCATTTTTCACTTTATTTTTATACTCTTTCGTTTTTTCTAAAAAAGTAACTATTGTTTGAAATAATCTAAATGTCACTTCATTAATGTTAACCGATTCTCCTCGTAACGATTTTGTCAATATATCGTTGTCTTCGTCACAACAAGTAAAACATTGTTTAATTTCACTTTCTAAAGAAATGTTAATGTCAGATAAGCGAAACGATTCGTTAATTAACCTCATCCCCAGACCAGCAATAATGGCTGTTGATGATCCCCCCCAAGGATTACCGTATGAGCCTATAAGTGAATATATATCCTCGCCAATCCTCATTAGTAACACCTCTATTAAATAGTCAAAAGAAAAAAGCAAGGAAGACCTTGCTTTTAGTTACCCATTCTTCTTTCTAACCTTTTTTCTAAGCGGTCTTCTATTCTTTCCAATGCTTCACTATCCTTTAATAACGCCCTTTTGTTTTCTAATACTAATTCCTTAAAGCTTCTTTTGTTCATATTTCTCAAAATAATCCCTCCTTGATAATAATATATTTAATAAAGTTTTCCCTAAATTCCCAAATTCTAAACAAGTTTTTAGAATATTAGAATGATTTTTTGCAAATAAAAAAAGATGCTTCACTTTCAGCACCTTTTATCGTTTTGATTTTCGGAAACCAGCTTTTTCAGCTTTATCTTCTGAGCAAAACATCTCTTCTGCAATCGTTTGTTTGTAATATGCCCCACTCGGAAGGTGATAAATTTTGTCACCTTTCGAATTAATATTTCCTTTAATATTACAGTCAATAGTAGATTCTTCAACATCGTCAAGATCATCGTAATTTTCAATGCTCCAAATTCCAACATTTTGCTTTCGTGCTTCGTTTTGGATAGCATAAAATTGATCGACATATTTAGTGTTAGGTTCGTAAATGTAAGCAACTCTTGCTAACCCTTCTGCAAGAAGAAGTTCATTAACCATTTCTCCACTTTCCGTGTAAACATAAGCCAATAACCTTCCATATTTGTCTCGTTCAGATATACCAAGCTCGATTCTCACCTTTTTACCTTCTAGTAATTCTTTTACAAAAGTACTCGCCTCTGGACCAAATGGTTGTACAGGCTTTGACGGATGAACTGTTTCAGGTGTATCGATTAACAATAGTCTTATTGTTTCTTCTTTATTATTTATAATGACCTTTATCGTATCACCGTCAACAACTTTCGTAACCTCATATAAATAATCCCCATCACTAGTGCAACCCATTAGCAAGGTTATTAATATGGAAAAGAAAAGCAGTATAAGTTTTTTCATATTAATTATCCATTTGCTTAATATATTTTACCATCATTTCTTCATTCATAGCACCTAAGGCGATGTTAGTAATAACCCCATCATTATTAATAAACCAAGTCGAGGGAATTTGTAATACTCGGTAAGTAACACCAACTTCATTATGGATATCTAAAAGAATTGGGAATGTTAAACCTAGTTCTTCTTTAAACTCTTCTATACTTGAAACTGTGTCTTGGGAGGTCATATTTACAGCCAATATCTCCACACCTTGATTTGCATATTTTTCATAAAATCGTTGCATATCCGGCATCTCCGCGCGACAAGGCGGACACCATGTTGCCCACATGTTTAAGATTACTTTTTTTCCTTGATAATCAGACAAAGAAACTGTTTCTCCTTCTAAATTTTCTATTGTGAAATCAGGTGCTTTGTTCCCTATCTTAATACCTACTTCTAACTTATCACTATTTTCCTTCGCTGTATTTTTATTTTCATCTGGATTAGTGGATTGTTCATCTTCGTGAGCTCCGTTTGCACCATTTTGAGAAGAATCCTCTTTTGTAACATAATCCATTATCCCCCATATCACTAACCCTGATAAAATAATTCCTGCAATTATATTTCTCCACATAAATAAATCCCCCTAATTATTACTTGTTCGTTTTATTAATAGTATGATTAAGATAACAATTGAAACTGTAATGTATATTACTTGTTGCGTTGAAAATGGACCAATAAATGGTAATGATGAATTCAAAAAGTATTCTAACACAATTTGTGCGATACTCCACCATATGATTATTTCTAGTAAGATTACTTTTTTTAATGGAAACGAATTTTTGATTATTAATAATATAAAAGATAGTGCTACAAAAAGTCCTATAATATGAACTAATCGAACCTCGGCATAAATGATTGCTGAAAAAACATTAAAAAATAGGAAAAATGATATCACTCCAGTCAAAGCTGTATCAATAAAGTAAGCAACGGCAATAGCTTTCTTCTTGGCATAATAAAATAATATGGCAATAAAAGACAGGATTGCTAACATTGTCCCAATTGATCCACCATTAAAGAAAAGTAGTGCCAATGGATTTTCTAACGTTCGGATAGGATAGATAATGATGTATGATAACTTCCAAACAATAATACTAATAATAAAAGCATTGGACAAACTCTCCAAAATTTCTTTTGCTGAACTGACATTTTTCAATCTGTATTTCGCAACTAAATAAGAAAACATCATAGATAGAGCAATAATAACTAAGCTTATTTTAATGATAAAAGGTCCCAATTGATATACAGGTTGCAGCACGATATTCTCCTCACAATAATTTATTATTATGTTTATCATACCAAATGCAATCAATATTAAATATATAATTGCTTATTACATGACGTTAAAAATAAAAGGCTGGGAACAATATTATTATGGGAGGTGAAAGCTATGGGTAAAACAAAAAGAAATCCTTCTCCAGAAGGGGTAGGTGCCGCAAGTGTTCAAGGTAAAAAAACACGTGGATTTACTGCAGAATATCAAAGTGGCTATCAAGGTCAAGGTAGGAGTTCTAACCAACAATATAAGAAGAAATAATAATAATGGCTTTACCTTGATAGGTAAAGCCTATTTTTGATAAATATGAAAAAGCTAGAATAACATAAAGTTATCCTAGCTTAGTAAGCCTGGCAACGTCCTACTCTCACAGGGGGACAGCCCCCAACTACCATCGGCGCAGAAGAGCTTAACTTCCGTGTTCGGTATGGGAACGGGTGTGGCCTCTTCGCCATCATTACCAGACATTAAATTGGTGGAGCCTAGCGGGATCGAACCGCTGACCTCCTGCGTGCAAGGCAGGCGCTCTCCCAGCTGAGCTAAGGCCCCGAAAGATATATAATTTGTGAATTTTTTTAAAATGGTGCCGAGGGCCGGACTTGAACCGGCACGGTAGTCACCTACCGCAGGATTTTAAGTCCTGTGTGTCTGCCAATTCCACCACCCCGGCAAAAGTAAATCTTGGAGCGGAAGACGAGGTTCGAACTCGCGACCCCCACCTTGGCAAGGTGGTGTTCTACCACTGAACTACTTCCGCTTAATTAGGACTTTATTTCAATATAAAATTATTGTGTATTATATATGGTGCGGGTGGAGGGACTTGAACCCCCACGCCATACGGCACTAGATCCTAAGTCTAGCGCGTCTGCCAATTCCGCCACACCCGCATATATAATGGTGCCGGCAAGAGGACTTGAACCCCCGACCTACTGATTACAAGTCAGTTGCTCTACCAACTGAGCTACACCGGCAAGTTTTGTTCGTCGCATCATGTCGACTACTAAAATTTATCATGATTTTTAGAAACGCGCAATACCTTTTTTAAAAATATTTTCAGTGTATATTTTCCAATAAGAAAAACCTCTACCACAACTATGATGGCGAGGCTTTAGCTTCTTAATTTCCCAATGTTTTTACTACTTCATTTTCTAACCATGAATCAAAGAATTCACGCACTTGTGGTCCTACAACTTCTTCAAACACGCTTATTAAATCTTCCCTTGATGCGTTTTTATACGAATACCTCTCTACATACAATTTTAATGCCTCATTCATTTTTTCTTCACCTATAGTTTGATCTAAATGATAAAACATTTGGCTTCCAAAATAGTAAATAGAAAGGATATAAGTTTGCCACTCAGCAAAATCTTTTGCAGGAAGTTTAATGAGTTGTCCTTCTTCTTTGAAGTTTTCAATTTCTTTTGATAGATATTTTGTTTGACTATTTAATGTTTTCTCACCAACGATTGGATAATGCTTTAATAAAAAATTCAACGTTGAGTAATTTGTTAAACTTTCATCTAACCAAGGTTCTTCAATCGCATTATTTCCTACAAGAGCATACCACCACTGATGTGCAGTTTCATGAGCAATAACAGTATAGCCGTAAGTTAATTCCTTCTCAAATGCTTGACTTTGCACAAATACGAGGCCTGGATATTCCATTCCACCAAAAAAGCCACCTGTTGCTATTACATCAAATTCTTTATATGGATATTTCCCATAGCGTTCACTAAAATATTGTAACGATTTTTCTGTTGCTTCTAAATACTTTTGCATCGCCTCTTTTGTTTGATTTCGATACCAAACATTAACAACAACATCATCGACCTTTGATTGCAATAATTTGTAGGAATCATCCATAATTACCATAGCAAAGTCTCTTACGTTTTCAGCAACTACATGATATGATCCAAAAGTTTGATTACTTACTGTAACTATTCTTGACTCGTAGTCATATCCAGAAGTAGCAATTTGATAATTAGTCGGCAGTTTAATTGTCATATCATAGGAGGCAATATCACTAAAGAGAGGATCTCCAATTGGATGATACGGATTTAAATACCAACCTTCTTCGGTATATACCGCTTTAATGGGTATCCAACTTCCAAACCATGTCGATTGATCGTCATAAGAAAATACTCCGTTATTTTTGGGGACATCAATGATAAAACTCATTTCAATCGAAACCTCTTCATTTTGTGTCCAAGACTCTAGAGGAACCTCCATAATTGTCCCATCAATTTTACTATTTACTTCTTTTCCACTTACCTTCACGTCAAAAACATCCATTTTTCCAGGAGTACGCTTTTCACCAAAAATAAAATCCCAGTCTTCTCCTTTCAATGGAATCTTTTCTTCATAGATCATTGGATATAGGTGAAAGTATATTGAGTTTTGGTCCACACCAGTATCATTTATTGCTTTTACAATAAGTGTTCCACTGATTTGCTGAATCTCTGGATCGAATGTTCCATTAAATTTATAGACCGTATTTCCATGGTCAACATTTAATTTACGAGCTTTAGATACTTCATCATCTTGTTTTTTATTATCATTTGTTTCTTCTTCATTTTGATTTTGATTCTCACTATTTCCTTGTTGGTTTTCATCAGCATTGTTTTGTTCATCATTTTGATCTTGATGATATTCAGACTGTTGGTTTATTGAAGTATCCTTTGCATGTTGGATCATTGCGATTCCAGCATATGTCGAACTAAAAATAAAAAGAATAAGTATTATGTAAACTTTTCGAGTATCCATTAAGTCAACTACCTTTCATAGCTATATTACATAGACAATAATCCTATCCTTCTAATACATTCTATAATATTTATAATAAACCTTTACACGAATAGGCACTTGATGTGATAAAATAGAATTTAATTAATCCCTACTAAACTTATAGGATTAATTATTAAAAACATACTGGAGGCTACTATGACACACATATATATAATACATGAAAATAAAGAGTGGACAGCACCTTTACTTAAACATTTAGATGATATGCAACTTCCCTATAAAGAATGGTTTTTAAATGAAGGAACATTAGATTTATCAGACATTCCACCTGAAGGGATATTTTACAATAGAATTAGCGCATCGTCTCATACTAGAGACCACCGCTACTCTGCTGAGTATACTGCTAGTGTTTTAGCTTGGCTTAATGCTCATAATCGGATAGTTCTAAACAGTGAACGAGCATTAGCTTTAGAAATTAGTAAAATAGCTCAATATTCATCGCTACAAGCAAATGGCATTAAGATACCTAAAACAATTGCAGCAATTGGAAAAACGCAAATAATTGAAGCTGCGAAAAAAATGACACCTCCTTTTATAACAAAACATAATCGAGGCGGAAAGGGTTTAGGTGTCCAACTTTTCCACTCAATTATTGCATTAGAAACGTATATTAATAATGATCAATTTGAAAAACCTATTGATGGCATCACACTCATTCAAGAGTATATTCAATCACCTGAACCTTATATTACGAGATGTGAATTTATTAATGGGAAATTTTTGTATGCTGTCAGAGTAGATACATCAGAAGGGTTTGAATTATGTCCTGCAGACGCATGCAGTATTGGAGATAACTTTTGCCCAACAACCACAAAAACAAAAGCAAAATTTGAAATTATTGAGAATTTCAATCACCCAATTCTTACAAAATATGAAAAATTCTTAAGTGAAAATGACATTACTTTTGCTGGTATTGAATTTATAAAAGATAAAGCAGGAAATCTTTTCACTTATGATGTTAATACGAATACTAACTATAATACAGATGCCGAAAATAACGTAGGAATTTACGGCATGAAAGAAATAGCTAATGTTTTAGGGACAAAATTGAAGGAATTAAAAGCTATTAAAAAGATATAGGAGGAATTATATATCTCATCTTTCTAACTTAACTTATTTTAAATCAATAGTCCCTCATTACTCTTATTCATAGTGAGAGAAATTTTATATAAGTCACGTAGAATGCTATCATTATTAGTGAAGGAGGGATATCAATTAGTTTAAAAAAGGAAAAACAAATTGATATTATGATTGATGAAGGTCTAGGTGGTGGACAAATTAATCGTACATCAGATAAAGACAAACTTAAATCACCACTTTCTAAGCAGAAACATAAGAAGGAAAATGAAATGATTGAAAACTTTTCTGAGGCAATTAGCTTAGGAAACGAAATGGAACAGCTTGAGAATAAAGAAGAGCTAAAAGAAAAAGGGCTAACACCTGACCCAGATAATACAAAATAATACGTAAAAAAACCGCTCTATAGAAGAGCGGTTTTTTGTTTGTAAATTAGTTATTTTGAAGCTTATCACGTAGTACCATTTGCAGGATACCACCGTGACGGTAGTAGTCAATTTCAACTTCAGAGTCGAAACGAGCAACAACTTCGATTTCTCTTTTATTACCAGCTTCATCAGTAACAGTAACTTTAACCATATCACGAGGTTTAATGTCATTTGTTACTTGTACGTCGAACGTTTCTTTACCAGTTAAGCCTAGAGATTCGATTGTATCTCCCTCTTTAAATTGAAGTGGAAGTACACCCATTAACACTAAGTTTGAACGGTGAATACGCTCGAAGCTTTCAGCGATAACTGTTTTAATGCCTAAAAGGTTCGTACCTTTCGCAGCCCAGTCACGTGAGCTTCCCATACCGTAATCTTTACCAGCAATAACAACTAAACCTGTGTTATCTTCTTGATACTTCATTGCAGCATCATAGATGGGCATAATTTCTTCTGTTGGCCAGTAAGTCGTCCATCCACCCTCTGTTCCAGGAGCGATTTGGTTTTTAATACGGATGTTTGCAAACGTACCACGCATCATTACTTCATGGTTACCACGACGTGATCCGTATGAGTTAAAGTCACGGATATCAACGCCTTTTTCACGTAAGTAACGACCTGCAGGCATATCTTTTGCAATCGCACCAGCTGGTGAAATGTGGTCAGTTGTAACTGAATCAGCAAATTTACCGATAACACGTAAACCAGTAAGTGGTTTAACTTCTTCAATATCAGCAGATAAGTTTTCGAAGAATGTAGGGTTTTGAATGTAAGTAGAATCTTCATTCCACTTGTAAAGCGCGTCATCAGTAGTCGCGATTTCATTCCACTCTTGATTGCTATCGAATACTTCATCGTACTCTTTCTTGAAGATTTCAGGTGTTACAGCTTGCTTAATTACTGCTTTAATTTCTTCTGTCGTTGGCCAGATGTCTTTTAAGTAAACATCGTTACCATCTTTGTCTTTTCCGAATGAATCATTGTTAAGATCAAAGTCAACAGTTCCTGCTAGCGCATAAGCAACTACTAATGGTGGTGAAGCTAAGTAGTTAGCTTTTACTAACGGATGTATACGTCCTTCAAAGTTACGGTTACCAGAAAGTACAGACGTAACTGTTAAGTCACTGCTAGCAATCGCTTCTTCGATTTCATCAGCTAAAGGACCAGAGTTACCGATACAAGTAGTACAACCATAACCTACTGTATTAAATCCTAAATCCTCTAAGTATGAAGTTAAACCAGCTTCATCTAAGTAGCTAGTAACTACTTTAGAACCAGGAGCTAGTGATGTTTTCACATACTCAGGAACTTGTAAGCCTTTTTCAATTGCTTTTTTCGCAACTAATCCAGCACCTAACATTACTGTAGGGTTTGATGTATTTGTACAAGAAGTAATGGCTGCAATCGCAATTGCACCAGTCTTCATCGTAGAAGTTTCACCATTCGGATGTTTAACTGTCGTTTCTTTATTGATTTCATCTTCAGAAAGACCAAATCCGCTTGGACCTACTGGTGAAGTAAGTGCTTTATGGAATGATTCTTTCATCGCTGAAAGTGGAATTAAATCTTGTGGACGCTTTGGACCAGACAAGTTCGGCTCAATTGCAGAAAGATCGATTTCAACAACGTCAGTGAACGTAGGGTCTTGAGCATCTGGCGTATAGAACATACCATTAGCTTTTGTATATTCTTCAACTAATTTAATTTGCTCTTCAGAACGACCTGTTAAGCGCATGTATTCAAGTGCTTCTTCATCAACTGGGAAGAAACCACATGTAGCTCCATACTCAGGTGCCATGTTTGAAATAGTTGCACGGTCAGCAAGTGGCATTTCTGCAAGTCCAGGACCGAAGAATTCCACGAATTTCCCAACAACTTTCTTCTCACGAAGTACTTGCGTTACTTTTAATGCTAAGTCAGTTGCAGTAGTTCCGTTAGGAAGCGTTCCAACTAATTTAACACCAATA
This window of the Lottiidibacillus patelloidae genome carries:
- the acnA gene encoding aconitate hydratase AcnA is translated as MANQDIFQARSSFEANGKKYNFYKLQALEEAGIGNVSKLPYSIKVLLESVLRQYDGRVITKEHIENLTKWGTSEQKDIDVPFKPSRVILQDFTGVPAVVDLASLRKAMADMGGDPDKINPEIPVDLVIDHSVQVDKAGSADALKFNMDLEFKRNAERYEFLKWAQKAFDNYRAVPPATGIVHQVNLEYLANVVHGIEEKDGEYIAYPDTLFGTDSHTTMINGIGVLGWGVGGIEAEAGMLGQPSYFPVPEVIGVKLVGTLPNGTTATDLALKVTQVLREKKVVGKFVEFFGPGLAEMPLADRATISNMAPEYGATCGFFPVDEEALEYMRLTGRSEEQIKLVEEYTKANGMFYTPDAQDPTFTDVVEIDLSAIEPNLSGPKRPQDLIPLSAMKESFHKALTSPVGPSGFGLSEDEINKETTVKHPNGETSTMKTGAIAIAAITSCTNTSNPTVMLGAGLVAKKAIEKGLQVPEYVKTSLAPGSKVVTSYLDEAGLTSYLEDLGFNTVGYGCTTCIGNSGPLADEIEEAIASSDLTVTSVLSGNRNFEGRIHPLVKANYLASPPLVVAYALAGTVDFDLNNDSFGKDKDGNDVYLKDIWPTTEEIKAVIKQAVTPEIFKKEYDEVFDSNQEWNEIATTDDALYKWNEDSTYIQNPTFFENLSADIEEVKPLTGLRVIGKFADSVTTDHISPAGAIAKDMPAGRYLREKGVDIRDFNSYGSRRGNHEVMMRGTFANIRIKNQIAPGTEGGWTTYWPTEEIMPIYDAAMKYQEDNTGLVVIAGKDYGMGSSRDWAAKGTNLLGIKTVIAESFERIHRSNLVLMGVLPLQFKEGDTIESLGLTGKETFDVQVTNDIKPRDMVKVTVTDEAGNKREIEVVARFDSEVEIDYYRHGGILQMVLRDKLQNN
- a CDS encoding peroxiredoxin family protein; the protein is MWRNIIAGIILSGLVIWGIMDYVTKEDSSQNGANGAHEDEQSTNPDENKNTAKENSDKLEVGIKIGNKAPDFTIENLEGETVSLSDYQGKKVILNMWATWCPPCRAEMPDMQRFYEKYANQGVEILAVNMTSQDTVSSIEEFKEELGLTFPILLDIHNEVGVTYRVLQIPSTWFINNDGVITNIALGAMNEEMMVKYIKQMDN
- a CDS encoding ATP-grasp domain-containing protein, with amino-acid sequence MTHIYIIHENKEWTAPLLKHLDDMQLPYKEWFLNEGTLDLSDIPPEGIFYNRISASSHTRDHRYSAEYTASVLAWLNAHNRIVLNSERALALEISKIAQYSSLQANGIKIPKTIAAIGKTQIIEAAKKMTPPFITKHNRGGKGLGVQLFHSIIALETYINNDQFEKPIDGITLIQEYIQSPEPYITRCEFINGKFLYAVRVDTSEGFELCPADACSIGDNFCPTTTKTKAKFEIIENFNHPILTKYEKFLSENDITFAGIEFIKDKAGNLFTYDVNTNTNYNTDAENNVGIYGMKEIANVLGTKLKELKAIKKI
- a CDS encoding thermonuclease family protein; its protein translation is MKKLILLFFSILITLLMGCTSDGDYLYEVTKVVDGDTIKVIINNKEETIRLLLIDTPETVHPSKPVQPFGPEASTFVKELLEGKKVRIELGISERDKYGRLLAYVYTESGEMVNELLLAEGLARVAYIYEPNTKYVDQFYAIQNEARKQNVGIWSIENYDDLDDVEESTIDCNIKGNINSKGDKIYHLPSGAYYKQTIAEEMFCSEDKAEKAGFRKSKR
- a CDS encoding YuzL family protein, with amino-acid sequence MGKTKRNPSPEGVGAASVQGKKTRGFTAEYQSGYQGQGRSSNQQYKKK
- a CDS encoding M1 family metallopeptidase gives rise to the protein MDTRKVYIILILFIFSSTYAGIAMIQHAKDTSINQQSEYHQDQNDEQNNADENQQGNSENQNQNEEETNDNKKQDDEVSKARKLNVDHGNTVYKFNGTFDPEIQQISGTLIVKAINDTGVDQNSIYFHLYPMIYEEKIPLKGEDWDFIFGEKRTPGKMDVFDVKVSGKEVNSKIDGTIMEVPLESWTQNEEVSIEMSFIIDVPKNNGVFSYDDQSTWFGSWIPIKAVYTEEGWYLNPYHPIGDPLFSDIASYDMTIKLPTNYQIATSGYDYESRIVTVSNQTFGSYHVVAENVRDFAMVIMDDSYKLLQSKVDDVVVNVWYRNQTKEAMQKYLEATEKSLQYFSERYGKYPYKEFDVIATGGFFGGMEYPGLVFVQSQAFEKELTYGYTVIAHETAHQWWYALVGNNAIEEPWLDESLTNYSTLNFLLKHYPIVGEKTLNSQTKYLSKEIENFKEEGQLIKLPAKDFAEWQTYILSIYYFGSQMFYHLDQTIGEEKMNEALKLYVERYSYKNASREDLISVFEEVVGPQVREFFDSWLENEVVKTLGN
- a CDS encoding prolipoprotein diacylglyceryl transferase, coding for MLQPVYQLGPFIIKISLVIIALSMMFSYLVAKYRLKNVSSAKEILESLSNAFIISIIVWKLSYIIIYPIRTLENPLALLFFNGGSIGTMLAILSFIAILFYYAKKKAIAVAYFIDTALTGVISFFLFFNVFSAIIYAEVRLVHIIGLFVALSFILLIIKNSFPLKKVILLEIIIWWSIAQIVLEYFLNSSLPFIGPFSTQQVIYITVSIVILIILLIKRTSNN
- the tlp gene encoding small acid-soluble spore protein Tlp is translated as MRIGEDIYSLIGSYGNPWGGSSTAIIAGLGMRLINESFRLSDINISLESEIKQCFTCCDEDNDILTKSLRGESVNINEVTFRLFQTIVTFLEKTKEYKNKVKNEVLSDYILGVNYCISAANGCMELMKTNGYSGVLKADLIEVNEKLFQNELIYRFNSMKSAGLKQNTIVGNSNLEGGNTLANNRQTPAKPDDRSDNVEKIQDMIEHTIENMEQAEDTLRNPEIDMSEHERQQIEEKNDRRREALDGFRSEVKDEANYNRQND
- a CDS encoding FbpB family small basic protein, whose protein sequence is MNKRSFKELVLENKRALLKDSEALERIEDRLEKRLERRMGN